DNA sequence from the Sulfurimonas sp. HSL3-7 genome:
AATCCACAGATGCCGCAGGAGACACTGAAAGCGCTTTTCGAAGAAGATGCAGAACGTCTCGGTGCCGATATCGCCGCCAATGCCAAAACCGATGTTGCCATCTTAAACCAGCTTGCCCAATCAGAAGATGTAGAAGTCCTGCTCGCGTTGGCTAAAAACCCTTCAACGCCTGTCGGACTGCTCTATCAGTTCCAGCTCGACAGGCGGCTGGAACGCGCCGTCAAAGAGAATCCGAGTTTCGGAAAACATATCCAGCGCGATAATATCGGCTGGGATGTCTAAAAGGAGAAGATGTGTATTCAAAAGAGGTGACCAGCTCGTTAACGGCGATGATCAAAGCCCAGATCCCGACCTTTCTCTGGGGCCCGCCGGGCATAGGCAAATCATCGATCGTCAAACAGATCGCACAGGCCAATGCGTACGAATTTATTGACCTGCGTCTCTCTTTGATGGACCCGACCGACCTCAAAGGGATCCCTTTTTATGATAAAGAGGCCCATCAGGCACTCTGGGCACCCCCCTCATTTCTGCCGCGCGAGGGCAGAGGGATCCTTTTTCTGGATGAGCTCAACTCCGCGCCGCCGGCGGTGCAGGCTTCGGCATACCAGCTGATACTCGACCGCAAAGTGGGCGAATACACTCTGCCCGAGGGATGGGCGATCATCGCCGCCGGTAACCGCGAAGGTGACCGCGGCGTGGTCTACCGCATGCCGTCGCCGCTGGCGAACCGTTTTGTGCATCTCGAGATGGATGTGAATGTGGAAGACTGGCGTGACTGGGCCTATGGTGCGGGTATGGACGAACGTGTTATCGCCTACATCGGCTATAAAAGCGACGACCTCTTCTCTTTTGATCCGACGAAGAACGAGAAGAGCTTTGCCACACCTCGGAGCTGGGAGTTTGTCAGTTCCGTTCTCCGAAGCGAGATGGACGAGAAGCTGCTTTTGGAGACGATCGGCGGGGCAATCGGAAAAGACCGGGCGGTCCGTTTTCTGAGCTTTGCCAAGGTGATGCACAAACTCCCTGACATTGCGGCCATCCTCTCCGGCGGAGAAGGGGCGTATCCCGAAGAGGTGGAGGTGCTACATGCCCTTGCCACAGGGCTTGTCATGGCGATCAGAGAAAATTTCTCAAAAGAGCGCATGGACAATCTGCTGCACTATACGCTCGGTCTGCAGAGTGAGTTTGCGGTAATGATCGTTCAGGACCTTCAGCGGGCGGGTTACACGATGGAAGACCAGAAAGTCTTTGACAAATGGGTAGCCAAGTTCGCCTACCTGCTCGCCTAGATCATGACGCCCCGGCTCAAACAGAAGATCTCCGAAGCCAAGGCCAGACTGCTGGTCGATTACCCCTACTTCGGGACACTCGCTTCCAAACTCGAACTCCAGCAAAACGACAATATCCAGGCCTATCTGAGCGACGGTGTCCGATTTGAATATAACGATGAGTATCTTCTCGATCTGACGCAGGACGAACTGGCCTTTGCCCTCTCCAACGGGGCGATGCATGCCGCGCTGGCGTATGAGAACCGTCAAAAAGGGCGCATGTCGTGGCTCTGGCAGCTGGCGACCGATCATGCCATCAATGCGATGCTCTCAGCCAACGGGCTGGAACCGCCGATAATGATCGACCTTGACCCCCGTTTTGAGGGGATGTATGCCGAAGAGATCTATGCGATTCTCAAAGATGAGATCAAAAACGAAGAGTTTGATGACGACGAATCAAACGAGACCGGCTTTAACGAAGAGAACAAGCGAAAGCAGCAGCAGATGAAAGACGCCGAGGGAAATCATGACCCCGACAAAAAGCGTGAAAAGATGGAGGTTGAGAACGTTGAACAGAAGATCGCCGAGGAGGAGATGTTCGAACAGTTTGCCAACGAAGCGCTGGAGAAGATCGCCGATCAGGGGGAGCTGCCGCTGGAGATCGAGCGTTTCTTTACGCTTACCGACAGCAGCAGGGTCGACTGGCGCAGAGAGCTCTATAACGCAATTGACCGCCACTACCACGATAACTACCGTATGATGCCGCCCTCGAAGAAGCTGCTCTATAGCGGTATCTACCTCCCTTCGCTCTACAGCGACACCCTTCGTCTGACGATCGCGATCGACAGCTCAGGCTCTGTCGATGAGCAGCTGCTCTCGCTTTTTATGAGCGAGGTCGAGGCGATCCTGATCCATTTTCCAAACTATGTGATCGACATGATCGTCTGCGACGCCAAGATCCAGAACTATCGGCAGTTTTTGACAGGCGAAGCCCTCGATATAGAGATCAAAGGGGGCGGGGGCACCGACTTCCGTCCGGTCTTCGATCGCATCGAAGAGCGCCTCGATGCGCCGTCGCTGCTGCTCTACTTCTCAGATACCAAAGGGAGCTTTCCTCAGAACGAACCGTTCTATGAAGTGATGTGGATCAGTGTAGAAGAGAGCGATGTCCCGTTCGGCAGGGTGCTGGTCATAGACAGAGATGAAGAGAAAGAGTGATTGTTACGGCTTTCACTCCAGCCCTTTCTCCTCGTAACATTGATCGATCTCTCTGTCGATCGCCATCTCGACACTGCTGCCGCCGCTGACACCGCTGGTGATGTAGTAGCCGGTAATAATCATAAAAGCAAGACCGACCGCGATGATAAGGGTTGTCATGTAGATGCTGCGTTTTTTCTCGTCAAACTGCATTGTTGTCCTTTCATGGTTCCATTACTCTATTGTAGTCCCGAAGATATCGATTTTCTTTGATAAAATATGATTAATTTAAATAGATAAAGATTCTGATGTCCGAATACGAACGTATAACTTCTCTACTGGATACGAAACAGAACGTCTTTTTGACCGGCGGCGCCGGGACCGGGAAGACGACACTGACGCGCAAGCTCATCGAGCATTATGCCGGTGAAGGCAAAAAGATAGCGAAGCTCGCGTCGACAGGGATGGCAGCGACCTTGATCGGCGGGCAGACCCTGCACAGCTTTTTGGACCTCGGCATTGCCGATTCCATCGAGGAGCTGGAGCGTCAAGGCCGTTTAGAGATCAAGAAAAAGATCAAAAAGCTGGTTTCTTCGATGGATCTGATCATCATCGATGAGATCTCGATGGTGAGTGCACCGCTATTTGAGATGATCCGTCTTCGTCTGCTGCAGAGCGACTTCAAGGGGGCTCTTTTGGCGGTGGGGGATTTTCTTCAATTGCCGCCCGTTGTCAGAGGCTACGGTGAGATCTATTTTGCTTTTGAGTCGGAGAGCTGGCGGCGGTTCGATTTTAAGACCGTCACTCTGGAGATCAATCACCGAAGCGATGACAGGGATTTTGTAAAGGTGTTGGATAAAGTGCGGTTTGCCGAGATCGGGGATGCGGAGCATCACTATCTGCATCATCTCATCAAGCCGGTCGGTGAAGACCTGAGCCAATACACCTATCTTTACGGTAAAAATAATTCTGCATCGCGTCACAATGAAGCGCAGCTTGCATTTATAGACAGCGATGAGGTGACGTATGAAGTACAGCTTGTCAGGCATGATAAAAACACAAATGACAAAGAGGTCGAGCGGTTTTTGAACGATGCGCGCATCGAGCCGAAATTAAAGCTCAAAGTGGGCGCCCCCGTGCTTTTTACCCGTAATGCCTGGAACTACTTTAACGGCGAACGGGGAGAAATCGTTCGTCTGAACGATGAGATCGTTTATGTCGAGAAGAGTGACGGTGTCGTTGTAAAGCTTGAACGCTCCGCCATGACCAAGACTCAGTGGAAAGAGAAGAGTGTCGAGGGGAAAAAGGAGATGATGGAAGAGCCAAAGTTCAGTGTCCATCAATTTCCGATTACCCTGGCCTTCGCCATTACGATCCACAAATCGCAGGGGATGAGCATCGAAGATCTGATCATTGACACCACGGAGATCTTTGCCCCGTCGCAGTTCTATGTGGCACTCTCAAGAGCGACTTCCCCGCACCGTTTGATCCTGAAACAGCCGCTGACTAACTGGTGCAATTTGGCCTTTGTTCACCATAAAGCGTTAGACTTCGTCCATGATCAAAGGGAACGCCATGAATGATGATAAACACAAACGCCGCTTTCGTACTCTCGATGAGTTGCAGGAAGAGTACGATCAGACCTCGCACAGTTTCAAAGAGGAGCTGAAAGATGTGGTTAAAAACCTGAAAGATGAGCTCTTCTCGATGTGGGGCCTTCTGATCCTCTCCGCCCTGACGCTGGCGATCTTGAGTGCCGTTGTAAAGTGAGAGAAACGATGAAAAGCATAGAAGAGCTGACCAAAGAGGGTGTCGAACTCAAGGAAGTGGAGTTGATGCTTACACTCGATGAGTTAAAAACCTTTGGTGCCTACTGCATCGAACATGATCTGAAGTTTAATGACTGGATCAGAACATTGGCCCACGAGGCGATAAAACAGCAGGCAGATACCTAGAACTGATCTGTCTTGTAATGTATGACCTTCCATTCGCCCTCATGCGTCTCTGCGACAAAGGTGCAGGACTCGACCCAGTCACCGCAGTTGAGGTAGGCGGTCCCCTCCATGTTTTTGTACTCCGCTTTATGGATGTGGCCGCAGATGACACCGTTGAAGTCACGGCGCTTCGCTTCGGTTATCAGAACGGACTCGTAGTCGTCAATATACATGACGGCTTTTTTCACGCTCTGTTTGGCAAAGTTGGAGAGTGACCAGAAACGTTTATAACCGATCAGGCGCCGAAAACGGTTGATCGGGTGGTTTAGGCGAAGCAGCAGGTCGTAACTGACGTCACCGAACTTGGCCAGCCACTTTTTCGTCATGGTGATGGAGTCGAAAAAATCGCCGTGGGTGACGAGATAGTGATCATTTTCCTGCGTCACATAGGTGTATTCGTTGACAATGTCGATGGTGTCACCCAGGGTCAGCGGCAGGAACTTCCGCACAAATTCGTCATGATTGCCCAGCACATAGGTCAGACGGGTCCCTTTTCTCGCTTTGCGTAACAGCTTCTGGATG
Encoded proteins:
- a CDS encoding UDP-2,3-diacylglucosamine diphosphatase, with the translated sequence MKSHEGYNVQHDHHYRSVFISDLHLGTRHAQAELLLDFLRTVECDHLFLVGDIIDGWALKRRWTWPQAHSDVIQKLLRKARKGTRLTYVLGNHDEFVRKFLPLTLGDTIDIVNEYTYVTQENDHYLVTHGDFFDSITMTKKWLAKFGDVSYDLLLRLNHPINRFRRLIGYKRFWSLSNFAKQSVKKAVMYIDDYESVLITEAKRRDFNGVICGHIHKAEYKNMEGTAYLNCGDWVESCTFVAETHEGEWKVIHYKTDQF
- a CDS encoding VWA-like domain-containing protein gives rise to the protein MTPRLKQKISEAKARLLVDYPYFGTLASKLELQQNDNIQAYLSDGVRFEYNDEYLLDLTQDELAFALSNGAMHAALAYENRQKGRMSWLWQLATDHAINAMLSANGLEPPIMIDLDPRFEGMYAEEIYAILKDEIKNEEFDDDESNETGFNEENKRKQQQMKDAEGNHDPDKKREKMEVENVEQKIAEEEMFEQFANEALEKIADQGELPLEIERFFTLTDSSRVDWRRELYNAIDRHYHDNYRMMPPSKKLLYSGIYLPSLYSDTLRLTIAIDSSGSVDEQLLSLFMSEVEAILIHFPNYVIDMIVCDAKIQNYRQFLTGEALDIEIKGGGGTDFRPVFDRIEERLDAPSLLLYFSDTKGSFPQNEPFYEVMWISVEESDVPFGRVLVIDRDEEKE
- a CDS encoding MoxR family ATPase, with product MYSKEVTSSLTAMIKAQIPTFLWGPPGIGKSSIVKQIAQANAYEFIDLRLSLMDPTDLKGIPFYDKEAHQALWAPPSFLPREGRGILFLDELNSAPPAVQASAYQLILDRKVGEYTLPEGWAIIAAGNREGDRGVVYRMPSPLANRFVHLEMDVNVEDWRDWAYGAGMDERVIAYIGYKSDDLFSFDPTKNEKSFATPRSWEFVSSVLRSEMDEKLLLETIGGAIGKDRAVRFLSFAKVMHKLPDIAAILSGGEGAYPEEVEVLHALATGLVMAIRENFSKERMDNLLHYTLGLQSEFAVMIVQDLQRAGYTMEDQKVFDKWVAKFAYLLA
- a CDS encoding AAA family ATPase; this encodes MSEYERITSLLDTKQNVFLTGGAGTGKTTLTRKLIEHYAGEGKKIAKLASTGMAATLIGGQTLHSFLDLGIADSIEELERQGRLEIKKKIKKLVSSMDLIIIDEISMVSAPLFEMIRLRLLQSDFKGALLAVGDFLQLPPVVRGYGEIYFAFESESWRRFDFKTVTLEINHRSDDRDFVKVLDKVRFAEIGDAEHHYLHHLIKPVGEDLSQYTYLYGKNNSASRHNEAQLAFIDSDEVTYEVQLVRHDKNTNDKEVERFLNDARIEPKLKLKVGAPVLFTRNAWNYFNGERGEIVRLNDEIVYVEKSDGVVVKLERSAMTKTQWKEKSVEGKKEMMEEPKFSVHQFPITLAFAITIHKSQGMSIEDLIIDTTEIFAPSQFYVALSRATSPHRLILKQPLTNWCNLAFVHHKALDFVHDQRERHE